The proteins below come from a single Hippocampus zosterae strain Florida chromosome 5, ASM2543408v3, whole genome shotgun sequence genomic window:
- the tnfaip8l2b gene encoding tumor necrosis factor, alpha-induced protein 8-like protein 2 B, translating to MDHFSSRDTALKVQKKILSSMATKASVQMFIDDTTSEILDELYRVSKGYSGNKTEAHKVVKDLIKIAVKIGLLFRNNRFSTEELILAQDFKKKLHQGAMTAISFYEVDFTFDKTVMSELLTGCRDLLLRLVNSHLTPKSHGRINHVFNHYADPQLLTRLYQPDGPFRDNLEHICKGLNKLLEDGTI from the exons ATGGACCACTTCAGCTCCAGGGACACGGCCTTGAAGGTCCAAAAGAAGATCCTGAGCAGCATGGCGACCAAGGCCTCCGTCCAAATGTTCATCGACGACACCACCAGCGAGATTCTGGACGAGCTCTACCGCGTCTCCAAAGGATACTCGGGCAACAAGACCGAGGCCCACAAGGTGGTCAAGGACCTAATCAAGATCGCCGTCAAGATCGGCCTTCTGTTTCGCAACAACCGCTTCAGCACCGAGGAGCTGATTTTGGCCCAGGACTTCAAAAAGAAGCTGCACCAGGGCGCGATGACTGCCATCAGTTTCTACGAG GTGGACTTCACCTTCGACAAGACAGTCATGTCGGAGCTCCTGACGGGATGCAGGGACCTCCTGCTGCGGCTGGTCAACAGCCACCTGACGCCAAAATCCCACGGGCGCATCAACCACGTGTTCAACCATTACGCCGACCCCCAGCTGCTCACCCGGCTCTACCAGCCTGACGGGCCCTTCCGGGACAACCTGGAGCACATCTGCAAGGGACTCAACAAGCTGCTGGAGGACGGGACAATATGA
- the lysmd1 gene encoding lysM and putative peptidoglycan-binding domain-containing protein 1 — translation MSAGKEPADAGGSSLLRGGRSSRSYGSLVRSNLSPVRRRHIEHPIKPGETLQGLALKYGVTTEQIKRVNRLYTNDSIFLKRSLSIPVSSHSDAHNAATDADNEEEEDGDDKDARLGDRVFRTDNGPTASPSCATTELTAGDFFSRLDSVISESKRAAARTWQDAEKRLADLETICSSRLSERPRSPSGRRQRAPPSAAAVPPTTTKLTMKLREREDDMFEL, via the exons ATGTCCGCGGGGAAAGAGCCTGCGGACGCGGGTGGGAGCAGCCTGCTGCGAGGCGGCCGGAGCAGCAGGTCCTACGGCAGCCTGGTCCGGTCCAATCTATCCCCGGTCCGACGAAGACATATCGAACATCCCATCAAGCCCGGCGAAACCCTCCAAGGCCTCGCCCTGAAATACGGAGTCACT ACGGAGCAAATCAAACGAGTCAACCGTCTGTACACCAACGACTCCATCTTCCTAAAGAGGTCCTTGTCCATCCCCGTGTCGTCGCACTCAGATGCTCACAACGCTGCAACCGACGCTGAcaacgaagaggaggaggatggcgatgACAAAGATGCGCGTTTGGGCGACCGGGTTTTCCGGACCGATAACGGCCCGACGGCGAGCCCCTCTTGCGCCACCACAGAATTGACGGCCGGGGATTTCTTCAGCCGATTGGACAGCGTTATCAGCGAGTCCAAGCGGGCAGCCGCCAGGACATGGCAGGATGCGGAGAAGAG GCTAGCCGATCTGGAGACGATTTGCTCTAGCAGGCTGAGCGAGCGTCCGCGGTCACCTTCGGGCAGGCGTCAGCGGGCGCCGCCATCCGCCGCCGCGGttccacccaccaccaccaagctGACAATGAagctgagggagcgagaggatgacatgtttgagctgtgA
- the scnm1 gene encoding sodium channel modifier 1: MSFKREGNDKSQLNILKKRRVADLLSNFIPEDEATLLSNGRYTCLVCNYRPVFDTVDMLTVHRNGKRHLEGLKAFYGRKARLKHEITKRKQENLIEAEDQGQEGSSSAAPLLAQTRKLTHHALLRTVPYNSCHQRISKKTVKGPGNSRRPLDHVASPCGAAESTDVSSMPGSDQSHSSNTTGRCPPSATPASEPMSAQRRRELEHYLKLKSDGWLQDTSGRWVKDGDVEFDSDEDEPPLLTSVPSGDTCEES, translated from the exons ATGTCTTTTAAACGGGAAGGTAACGACAAGAGTCAGCTAAATATCCTCAAG AAACGTCGCGTCGCAGATCTCCTGTCAAACTTTATACCAGAGGACGAAGCAACACTTCTGAGCAATGGAAg ATACACTTGTCTTGTGTGCAACTACCGCCCTGTGTTTGATACCGTCGACATGCTGACAGTCCACAGGAATGGGAAAAGGCATCTAGAAG GTTTAAAGGCATTCTATGGGAGGAAGGCCCGGCTGAAGCACGAAATAACAAAAAGGAAACAAGAAAACCTAATTGAAGCTGAAGACCAGGGGCAG GAAGGATCCAGTTCAGCAGCTCCTTTATTGGCCCAAACGAGGAAGCTGACCCATCACGCTTTGCTGAGGACGGTCCCATATAACAGCTGCCATCAAAGAATTAG caaaaaaactgtgaaaggCCCGGGAAACAGCCGACGTCCACTTGATCACGTAGCGTCACCTTGCGGAGCTGCAGAGTCAACTGATGTTTCGAGCATGCCAG GCAGTGACCAGTCACATTCATCAAACACCACAGGAAGATGTCCCCCGTCTGCGACGCCAGCATCTGAGCCCATGTCGGCCCAGAGGAGACGCGAGCTGGAGCATTATCTCAAACTGAAAAG CGACGGATGGCTGCAGGACACAAGCGGCCGCTGGGTTAAAGACGGCGATGTGGAGTTTGATTCCGATGAGGACGAGCCTCCTTTGCTCACAAGCGTGCCTTCAGGGGACACCTGTGAAGAGTCATGA
- the tmod4 gene encoding tropomodulin-4, translated as MSDPRDIDEDAILKGLSPEELDQLDYELQELDPENALLPAGMRQRDQTKKNPTGPFDRDALMQHLEKQAMEHPDREELVPFTREKKGKAFVAKKAAEIPQHEQVILEPELEEALKNATDAEMCDIAAILGMYTLMSNKQYYDALGTTGTIANTEGINSVVKEDPFKIFPDEPPNPTNVEETLERIQNNDSSLTAVNFNNIKDIPIPTLKEIFEAMKGNSHVVVLSIAATRSNDPVAYACAEMLQENTNLQSLNIESNFITSDGMMAVIKAMASNATLVELKIDNQRQKLGDSVEMEIAAMLENNSSILKFGYHFTQQGPRTRAAMAMTRNNDMLRQQRLR; from the exons ATGTCGGACCCCAGGGACATCGATGAGGACGCCATCCTCAAGGGCCTGAGTCCCGAAGAGCTCGACCAGCTGGATTATGAACTGCAAGAGCTGGACCCCGAG AATGCCCTGCTGCCAGCTGGTATGCGGCAGCGTGACCAGACAAAGAAAAACCCGACGGGACCGTTTGACCGTGACGCTCTGATGCAGCACCTGGAGAAGCAGGCCATGGAGCACCCAGACCGAGAGGAGCTGGTGCCTTTCACGAGGGAGAAGAAAG GAAAAGCCTTTGTGGCAAAAAAAGCGGCTGAGATTCCCCAGCACGAGCAGGTCATCTTGGAGCCCGAGCTAGAGGAGGCGCTCAAAAATGCCACCGACGCCGAAATGTGCGACATTGCAG CCATCTTGGGCATGTACACACTGATGAGCAACAAGCAGTACTACGACGCTCTGGGCACCACCGGAACTATCGCCAACACGGAGGGCATCAACA GCGTGGTGAAAGAAGACCCCTTCAAGATCTTCCCCGACGAGCCACCTAACCCTACCAACGTGGAGGAGACGCTGGAGAGGATCCAAAACAACGACAGCAGCCTGACCGCAGTCAACTTTAACAACATCAAG GACATTCCCATACCGACACTGAAGGAGATCTTCGAGGCCATGAAGGGAAACTCTCACGTGGTGGTTCTGAGCATCGCCGCCACTCGTAGCAACGACCCCGTGGCTTAC GCATGTGCGGAGATGCTGCAGGAGAACACCAACCTGCAGAGTCTTAACATCGAGTCCAACTTCATCACTTCCGACGGCATGATGGCCGTCATCAAGGCCATGGCCAGTAATGCCACGCTGGTGGAGCTCAAAATCGACAATCAG CGACAGAAGCTCGGCGACTCGGTGGAAATGGAGATCGCCGCCATGCTGGAGAACAACTCCAGCATCCTCAAGTTCGGCTACCATTTCACGCAGCAGGGCCCGCGCACCCGCGCCGCCATGGCCATGACACGAAACAACGACATGC TTCGGCAGCAGAGGCTGAGATGA